One segment of Ignavibacteria bacterium DNA contains the following:
- a CDS encoding NAD(P)-dependent alcohol dehydrogenase has protein sequence MKAAIHLRYGPPEVVSISDVPSPTLQDGEFLVRVHASTVNRTDCGFRSAVYVISRLFSGLFKPRRNILGCEYAGEVTDVQGVKTVKPGDRVFGYNDTRFGGHAEYMVVNANDAFALIPESMSFIDAAPLTEGSHYALCDLRAAHVGEGTSVLIYGATGAIGSAAVQLARVMGAKVTAVCGAAHLDLVRSLGADRVIDFTSSEFARLSETFDVVFDAVGKLSWSRCKPLLTDRGCYISTELGPRYENPFLALLTPLLGGKRVLFPIPTITARDVEYLRSLAIKGSYRPLIDRVMSLDEIVDAYRYVETGQKIGNVVISV, from the coding sequence ATGAAAGCCGCTATTCACCTTCGCTATGGCCCCCCAGAAGTAGTCTCAATATCGGACGTACCCAGTCCCACTTTGCAGGACGGCGAATTCTTGGTTCGCGTACATGCCTCTACGGTGAATCGAACGGATTGCGGGTTTCGGAGTGCCGTCTATGTTATCTCTCGACTCTTCAGCGGTCTATTCAAGCCTCGACGAAACATCCTCGGATGTGAGTATGCGGGCGAGGTGACCGATGTCCAAGGTGTCAAAACCGTAAAGCCCGGTGATCGTGTTTTTGGATACAACGACACTCGTTTCGGCGGACACGCGGAGTACATGGTGGTCAACGCGAATGATGCATTTGCCCTCATTCCGGAGTCGATGTCCTTTATCGATGCAGCGCCCCTTACCGAAGGTTCCCATTACGCACTTTGCGATCTCCGCGCCGCACACGTCGGCGAAGGAACGTCCGTTCTCATCTATGGTGCAACCGGTGCCATAGGATCTGCAGCTGTTCAACTCGCACGTGTCATGGGCGCTAAGGTGACGGCGGTTTGTGGAGCTGCCCATCTCGACCTTGTTCGATCGCTTGGGGCTGATCGTGTGATCGACTTCACTTCCTCGGAATTCGCCCGCCTGAGCGAAACGTTCGATGTTGTCTTCGATGCTGTCGGAAAGCTCTCATGGTCACGGTGCAAACCCCTCCTCACCGACAGAGGATGTTACATCTCAACCGAACTCGGACCGCGATACGAAAATCCGTTCCTGGCTCTGCTCACTCCATTGTTAGGGGGCAAGCGGGTCCTCTTCCCTATCCCAACAATCACCGCACGTGATGTTGAATACCTTCGGTCTCTGGCGATCAAGGGATCATATCGCCCCCTTATTGATCGTGTGATGTCTTTGGACGAGATCGTAGATGCCTATCGGTATGTGGAGACCGGTCAGAAGATCGGAAACGTTGTTATTTCGGTATAG
- a CDS encoding transposase: protein MPARTTVAHEGEYYHVYNRGALRMTLFFTPFMYGLFLKLLTEFAEKCHISIIAFCLMPNHFHLLIRVEKGGSVDQFMQRLCSGYSRKINRYLSRAGTVFQGRYHIKHVANDNYFKSLCRYIHLNPVKSALAEFPSGWEYSNYLECLGKRASISGQHHVVSEMFGGASFYEAFVHDGLGSGPIDNAELAADLAEMHAL from the coding sequence ATGCCAGCACGCACCACGGTAGCCCATGAAGGGGAATACTACCACGTCTACAATCGCGGAGCATTGCGCATGACGCTGTTCTTTACTCCCTTTATGTACGGACTCTTCCTTAAGCTCTTAACGGAGTTTGCAGAGAAGTGTCACATCAGCATCATTGCGTTTTGCCTCATGCCGAACCACTTCCATCTCTTGATCAGAGTAGAAAAGGGTGGTTCAGTCGATCAGTTCATGCAACGGCTTTGCTCAGGGTATTCACGCAAGATCAATCGTTACTTGTCGCGTGCCGGAACAGTTTTCCAAGGCAGATACCACATTAAACATGTAGCCAACGACAACTACTTCAAGTCACTGTGTCGCTACATTCACTTGAATCCCGTTAAGTCTGCGTTGGCCGAGTTCCCATCAGGGTGGGAGTATTCGAACTATCTGGAGTGCTTAGGCAAGCGCGCTAGCATCAGTGGGCAACACCATGTCGTTAGCGAGATGTTCGGCGGCGCATCATTCTACGAGGCGTTTGTTCATGACGGGCTAGGTTCAGGCCCGATCGACAATGCAGAGCTCGCCGCAGATCTGGCAGAGATGCACGCACTGTGA
- a CDS encoding VIT1/CCC1 transporter family protein → MRTNHIETHRAHRIGWLRASVLGANDGVVSVSSLVVGVAAGGATSEVILLTGVAGLVAGALSMAAGEYISVQSQADTENADLARERQELAKEPEKELEELTEIYIGRGLDQPLARQVAIKLMEGDALTAHARDELGITEVLRARPVQAALASAAAFCVGAAIPILGTLFAPLDSATTITTIITLLSLTVLGALAAWAGGATIWKGALRVTFWGALAMAVTAAVGRLFGATV, encoded by the coding sequence ATGCGAACAAATCACATCGAGACACATCGCGCTCATCGCATAGGGTGGCTTCGCGCCTCCGTGCTCGGTGCCAATGACGGCGTAGTTTCCGTTTCCAGTCTTGTTGTTGGTGTTGCAGCAGGTGGTGCAACGTCGGAGGTGATACTTCTCACCGGAGTTGCCGGGCTCGTTGCCGGTGCTCTTTCAATGGCCGCTGGCGAATACATATCTGTCCAATCACAAGCCGACACGGAGAATGCTGATCTGGCTCGTGAACGCCAAGAACTTGCAAAAGAGCCTGAGAAGGAGCTTGAAGAGCTAACGGAAATCTATATCGGGCGCGGACTTGACCAGCCCCTTGCTAGACAGGTTGCGATCAAGCTAATGGAGGGTGATGCATTGACGGCTCACGCTCGAGATGAGCTTGGGATCACCGAAGTCTTGCGCGCAAGACCTGTTCAAGCTGCGTTGGCTTCTGCGGCTGCCTTCTGTGTTGGTGCCGCTATTCCAATTCTCGGAACATTGTTTGCACCGTTAGATTCCGCAACCACCATCACAACCATAATAACGCTACTCAGTCTGACGGTTCTCGGTGCACTTGCGGCGTGGGCCGGCGGAGCTACTATATGGAAAGGGGCTCTACGAGTTACGTTCTGGGGTGCACTTGCAATGGCTGTGACTGCGGCCGTGGGACGTTTGTTTGGTGCGACCGTGTAG
- a CDS encoding S8 family serine peptidase codes for MITLPTLRSVAVIVAVCLASSFALVAQQGPIFHRADLLWKEPFLATGKGRIVGVFEVGGFANIYHTEFVSKRVTMPINSDSAGFAEHATNVVSVICARGKKPSAKGMAPESKVQSYYLDQIESEAKVFSKLFTTQKFSVSNHSYGIGYGWRTSSTGKWLWYGANPQQGVDPFGAYLASSRTFDSVVYASNYVIPVVAAGNERGDVPKKDCTVTIQRPGFANNTYKYDPATSLAIYGPNGGVDGFDVLPPTATAKNVITVGSLKEDNVLSSFSSTGPTNDGRIKPDLVALGEDIVAAGSESNLNGYTTTQGTSFAAPAVAGVIAQLQQYFVRIHGVDMLPSTAKAVLIHTAIDQGPAGPDFKYGWGVIDAESAGYQIKNGFDDGGFSLNEFRLVQNVNQHFYVKAKRADRKLRITIAWSDPPATVTEGGAVEAAYKTDTMPKLVNDVDMWIDVKANGNVTELHRPWILNFKNPKALATRGRNFRDNVEQVVIDNPVVGKIYRVNVVTNGPLVGGEQLFSRCISNADLYLPPPENITATSSLMHTKEADQPQAFSVNISWQRVPEAAVYKLRYRKVGTALWIIKDDLKTNSTIINGIELATYEIQVMARRGPYTSLYTTIKKTFTVTPKVPTQCVAGKITPTSVTFSWVGDPNAQAYRVIYIPVDGSNTSKQENWSVANAVGTSVKVNGLVSDGRYAWAVQSVYADNIKSEYSATQFFTLGNDCNTYESNNAIDMAKPIDVDRVLNARACANDVSDWYSFVVSPDRKNIRVILYQQPIAMKMSLYKRVNGNATLILESPDNADGLKTKYLTKNALDPGTYYLRVYKADPGQSAEGAPYPFTVSTKSVPY; via the coding sequence ATGATCACACTTCCAACACTTCGTTCCGTTGCAGTCATTGTTGCTGTGTGTCTGGCTTCATCGTTCGCACTTGTAGCACAGCAGGGTCCCATATTTCACCGAGCGGATCTCCTATGGAAGGAGCCCTTTCTCGCTACAGGAAAGGGAAGGATCGTAGGTGTGTTTGAGGTAGGGGGCTTTGCAAACATCTATCACACAGAGTTTGTGTCCAAGCGCGTTACAATGCCGATCAACAGCGACTCAGCAGGATTTGCTGAGCACGCCACGAATGTCGTAAGCGTCATTTGTGCACGAGGCAAGAAGCCATCAGCAAAAGGGATGGCACCAGAGAGCAAGGTTCAGAGTTACTATCTCGATCAGATCGAAAGTGAAGCGAAGGTCTTCTCAAAGCTGTTTACAACCCAGAAGTTCTCTGTTTCCAATCACTCCTATGGTATCGGATACGGGTGGCGCACCAGCAGCACGGGCAAGTGGCTATGGTATGGTGCTAATCCACAACAAGGAGTTGACCCATTCGGCGCCTACCTTGCCTCGTCGAGAACGTTTGACTCTGTGGTCTATGCATCGAACTACGTTATTCCTGTTGTTGCAGCCGGCAATGAACGCGGAGATGTGCCAAAGAAGGACTGTACTGTAACAATTCAACGGCCAGGATTTGCCAACAACACCTACAAGTATGACCCAGCTACATCATTGGCCATCTACGGACCGAACGGAGGAGTGGATGGATTTGATGTGCTTCCTCCAACAGCAACAGCGAAGAATGTTATCACCGTTGGCAGCCTCAAAGAGGATAACGTGTTGTCGTCTTTCAGTTCTACCGGACCGACAAATGATGGTCGGATCAAGCCGGATCTTGTTGCGTTAGGCGAAGACATCGTTGCTGCCGGGAGCGAATCCAATCTCAACGGATACACCACTACGCAAGGAACGTCCTTTGCAGCGCCCGCAGTTGCAGGGGTGATAGCACAGTTGCAACAGTACTTTGTTCGGATACATGGGGTGGATATGCTCCCAAGTACCGCAAAGGCAGTTCTCATCCACACAGCGATAGATCAAGGCCCAGCCGGACCCGACTTCAAATACGGATGGGGTGTTATCGATGCCGAAAGTGCGGGATACCAGATAAAGAATGGCTTTGACGACGGTGGATTTTCGCTGAACGAGTTTCGGCTTGTCCAGAACGTGAACCAGCACTTCTATGTAAAGGCAAAGAGAGCCGACCGAAAGCTGCGCATAACGATAGCCTGGAGTGATCCGCCTGCAACGGTTACCGAAGGTGGTGCCGTAGAGGCTGCGTACAAAACCGACACGATGCCGAAGCTTGTGAACGACGTCGATATGTGGATCGATGTGAAGGCGAACGGGAATGTCACCGAGCTTCACCGACCATGGATCCTCAACTTCAAGAACCCGAAGGCCTTGGCAACACGCGGTAGAAATTTCCGTGACAATGTTGAGCAGGTGGTTATCGACAATCCCGTTGTTGGCAAGATCTATCGCGTAAATGTTGTCACAAACGGTCCACTCGTTGGTGGCGAACAACTCTTCTCACGGTGCATCAGCAATGCCGATCTCTACCTGCCCCCTCCTGAGAACATAACAGCAACATCCTCCCTTATGCACACGAAGGAAGCAGACCAACCACAGGCGTTTTCTGTGAACATCAGTTGGCAGCGCGTCCCCGAAGCAGCAGTGTATAAGCTGCGATATAGGAAGGTCGGGACGGCGTTGTGGATCATCAAGGACGATCTAAAGACCAACAGCACCATCATCAACGGTATTGAGTTGGCCACCTATGAGATTCAGGTGATGGCAAGGCGCGGACCATACACATCGTTGTATACCACGATCAAGAAGACCTTTACCGTCACGCCAAAGGTGCCTACGCAATGTGTTGCAGGGAAGATCACACCAACCAGTGTTACGTTCAGTTGGGTGGGTGACCCTAATGCACAAGCGTATCGAGTGATCTACATCCCGGTTGACGGAAGCAATACATCGAAGCAAGAGAACTGGAGCGTTGCCAATGCCGTTGGTACGTCAGTGAAGGTCAATGGACTTGTGTCTGACGGTAGATATGCGTGGGCTGTTCAATCCGTCTATGCGGACAACATCAAGAGCGAATATTCGGCGACCCAGTTCTTTACGCTCGGCAATGACTGCAACACCTACGAGTCCAACAATGCCATAGACATGGCAAAGCCAATTGATGTAGACAGAGTGCTCAACGCGCGCGCATGTGCCAACGATGTGAGCGACTGGTATTCCTTTGTTGTCTCGCCGGATCGAAAGAACATCCGAGTGATCCTTTATCAACAGCCCATTGCCATGAAGATGTCGCTCTACAAACGCGTTAACGGCAATGCAACCCTCATTCTCGAAAGTCCCGACAATGCAGACGGGCTAAAAACAAAGTACCTCACAAAGAACGCACTGGATCCCGGCACCTACTACCTACGCGTCTACAAAGCAGATCCAGGGCAGTCTGCGGAAGGGGCTCCATATCCGTTTACTGTGAGTACCAAGAGCGTCCCTTATTGA
- the arsA gene encoding arsenical pump-driving ATPase: MLFLNDLPRFVFFTGKGGVGKTSIACATSVKLAREGKRVLLVSTDPASNVGQVFGCTIGNTITSIRAVDGLDALEIDPQQAAQAYRDKIVGPARGVLAPDVVKSMEEQLSGACTTEIAAFDEFTELLVDSELTHPYDHIVFDTAPTGHTIRLLQLPGAWSGFLETGKGDASCLGPLAGLDKQRSQYGAAVASLSDPSRTRLVLVSRPQQSSLREVECTHNELAAIGFRNQYLVINGILPAEDDQRDELAHAIHQREQGAIQNMPGVLRALPRDEVSTKPFNIVGIDALSDLFEVDATRSLHLVNTSPPDINAPHLSALVDEIAKDGKGLIMLMGKGGVGKTTIAAAVAVELAHRGYAVHLTTSDPAAHLQETLGGTVANLTVSRIDPREETERYKQQIRRSKGERLDDVGKAVLEEDLRSPCTEEIAVFHAFSRVIREANRTFVVMDTAPTGHTLLLLDATGSYHRDVSRQMGKTGMNFTTPMMQLQDHRHTKVLLVTLAETTPVLEAASLQEDLRRAGIEPWAWVINNSIAAAKPRSTLLVQRANNELREIEAVSQRLSTRYAVVPMLKEEPVGVEQLLALSHVTPGE, translated from the coding sequence ATGCTCTTCCTCAATGATCTTCCTCGGTTTGTGTTCTTCACTGGCAAGGGGGGAGTTGGAAAGACATCGATCGCCTGTGCCACATCAGTGAAACTCGCAAGGGAAGGGAAGAGGGTCCTGCTCGTTAGCACGGACCCGGCATCGAACGTTGGTCAGGTGTTCGGATGTACGATCGGCAATACGATCACATCCATTCGAGCCGTTGACGGTCTTGATGCGCTGGAGATCGATCCGCAACAGGCCGCTCAAGCGTATCGTGATAAGATCGTCGGACCGGCACGCGGAGTGCTTGCTCCGGATGTAGTGAAGAGCATGGAAGAACAGCTTTCGGGGGCCTGCACTACAGAGATCGCGGCGTTCGATGAGTTCACAGAGCTATTGGTCGATTCGGAGCTGACGCATCCGTATGACCACATCGTATTCGATACAGCTCCTACGGGCCACACGATCCGACTTCTACAATTGCCTGGCGCATGGAGTGGATTTCTTGAAACAGGCAAGGGTGATGCGTCATGTCTCGGCCCCTTGGCCGGACTCGATAAACAACGGTCGCAGTATGGCGCCGCCGTTGCTTCACTTTCCGATCCATCGCGTACTCGTCTCGTGCTTGTATCACGTCCGCAACAATCGTCGTTACGAGAAGTAGAATGCACACACAACGAGCTGGCCGCGATCGGATTTCGCAATCAATATCTCGTGATCAACGGCATACTCCCTGCCGAGGATGATCAACGCGATGAACTGGCCCACGCGATCCATCAACGCGAGCAGGGAGCCATCCAAAACATGCCCGGAGTTCTTCGTGCACTCCCCCGCGACGAAGTGAGCACGAAACCGTTCAACATCGTCGGGATTGATGCTCTTTCCGATCTATTCGAGGTGGACGCCACCCGTTCCCTTCATCTGGTCAACACATCGCCCCCTGACATCAACGCCCCACACCTTTCAGCCCTTGTTGACGAGATCGCAAAGGATGGTAAGGGGCTGATCATGCTCATGGGAAAGGGCGGAGTGGGCAAAACAACGATCGCAGCCGCTGTTGCTGTTGAGCTTGCGCATCGGGGATATGCGGTTCATTTGACAACCTCCGATCCTGCGGCACATCTCCAAGAAACGCTCGGAGGAACGGTGGCAAACCTCACAGTGAGCCGGATCGACCCGCGAGAAGAGACAGAGCGATACAAACAGCAGATACGGAGATCGAAGGGCGAACGACTCGATGACGTTGGCAAGGCAGTGTTGGAAGAAGATCTCCGGTCACCGTGCACAGAGGAGATCGCCGTTTTCCATGCCTTTTCTCGTGTCATTCGTGAGGCGAACAGAACGTTCGTGGTGATGGACACTGCCCCCACCGGACATACTCTGCTATTGCTCGACGCTACGGGTTCTTATCACCGAGACGTATCGCGGCAAATGGGCAAGACCGGCATGAACTTCACAACACCTATGATGCAGCTGCAGGATCATCGGCACACAAAGGTGCTCCTCGTTACACTGGCAGAGACAACGCCGGTGCTGGAGGCGGCATCGTTGCAGGAAGACCTCCGAAGAGCAGGTATCGAACCATGGGCGTGGGTCATCAACAACAGCATTGCCGCCGCCAAACCGCGATCGACGCTTCTCGTGCAGCGGGCTAACAATGAATTGCGTGAGATAGAGGCCGTGTCACAAAGACTTTCTACACGATATGCCGTGGTCCCGATGTTGAAGGAAGAGCCGGTAGGGGTGGAGCAGCTGCTGGCACTTTCGCACGTCACACCGGGAGAGTAA
- a CDS encoding mechanosensitive ion channel, whose amino-acid sequence MNETLTFLLDTPILNTGANGITVKALLITVGAMIVVILVLRFIRRAVMKKVSKRQGANLGPINSVLIISSYVIILVAVITVVEWSGLNLGALTVIFGALSVGIGFGLQNIVNNFVSGIVILLERPIKLGDRIVVDGVEGNIVDIAIRASTLRTNEGVSVIVPNSYFIGSAVINRSLDYETVRLKIYANASYDSDPREVERILLAIAEANPGIHKDPAPVVIFEAFGESALRFYLWVWTSEYAHRPDSIISDVNFAVSEAFASAGIRVPFAQMDVHLTSDSRSLTLPV is encoded by the coding sequence ATGAACGAAACCTTGACTTTCTTGCTCGATACCCCCATTCTAAACACAGGAGCTAATGGAATCACAGTAAAGGCCTTGTTGATCACGGTTGGCGCCATGATTGTTGTGATCCTTGTGTTACGCTTCATCCGTCGAGCTGTGATGAAGAAAGTATCGAAACGACAGGGGGCTAATCTTGGGCCGATCAATTCCGTCCTCATCATCTCTAGCTATGTGATCATCCTTGTAGCTGTTATCACAGTGGTAGAATGGTCGGGGCTTAATCTCGGCGCTCTTACGGTGATCTTCGGAGCATTAAGTGTCGGTATCGGTTTCGGACTTCAGAACATCGTCAACAACTTTGTGAGTGGGATCGTGATCCTCCTTGAGCGTCCGATAAAACTAGGCGATCGGATCGTTGTCGATGGAGTGGAGGGAAACATCGTCGACATTGCGATCAGGGCATCTACGTTGCGAACCAACGAAGGTGTTTCGGTGATCGTGCCAAACTCGTATTTCATTGGCTCTGCAGTGATCAATCGCTCGCTCGACTATGAAACCGTCCGACTGAAGATCTATGCCAATGCCTCGTATGATTCCGATCCGCGTGAAGTTGAAAGGATCCTACTCGCCATTGCCGAGGCAAATCCAGGCATACACAAAGACCCAGCGCCTGTTGTGATCTTCGAAGCCTTCGGCGAATCAGCACTTCGGTTCTACCTCTGGGTGTGGACCAGTGAGTATGCTCACCGTCCAGATTCGATCATCAGTGACGTGAACTTTGCTGTAAGCGAGGCCTTTGCCTCAGCTGGTATACGAGTCCCATTCGCACAGATGGACGTGCACCTAACGAGTGACTCCCGGAGTCTTACTCTCCCGGTGTGA
- a CDS encoding DinB family protein: protein MLQRYLTYNLWANTRLIENIAAVPASSIDGLPLAPFGSIHEALRHIVGAENIWLERMKGQSPTDFLGFTEGKTLDELLGMLRVGSQRWVEYVTDRARDAEWMSPEATMTYTTTKGVVFVQAIPDVVLHVVNHSTYHRGQIMSALRSVYDGRLLGLDMFVFARG, encoded by the coding sequence ATGCTACAGCGCTATCTCACCTATAATCTCTGGGCGAACACTCGACTCATTGAGAACATTGCGGCTGTTCCTGCTTCATCGATCGATGGGCTACCCTTAGCCCCTTTCGGATCGATCCACGAAGCTCTCCGACACATCGTAGGCGCAGAGAATATCTGGCTAGAGCGAATGAAGGGGCAAAGTCCGACGGATTTCCTTGGCTTCACCGAAGGCAAGACTCTTGACGAACTCTTGGGCATGCTTCGCGTAGGGTCACAACGTTGGGTCGAGTATGTCACGGATCGTGCACGTGATGCAGAGTGGATGAGCCCTGAAGCAACGATGACATATACGACAACGAAGGGCGTCGTTTTTGTGCAGGCGATCCCGGATGTTGTGTTGCATGTGGTCAATCACTCCACATATCACCGCGGCCAGATCATGTCGGCCCTACGTTCGGTCTATGACGGGCGCTTGCTCGGACTTGATATGTTCGTGTTCGCTCGCGGGTGA
- a CDS encoding right-handed parallel beta-helix repeat-containing protein, with protein sequence MKHRLPALIACLLLMLGTARAQYTVTSLADVSDSDLTDELYSPATLRSAIENINKRGVAATILIAPTLEYKTITLASTLPAVTPMITFNGKGIHLDGVNTPTITSGLFVRGNGSSVRNIMIENINGSGLVWQASDGVIEMMIVRNCNGPGMNFNGAKNNVIGGAMLGYFSNYIYGCSGTGGNGMSFILGSSNNEIQFTAVGVNELYRKAPNSRHGIFSEDERLHIHHNLISGNEYGGITIDGRGKAMFTRLYENRIGTDDQVTDTIPNLQHGISISRSSDDTIRNNIVSGNQGNGIIVSDATSRRVTIINNIVGVDRKTRKPLPNQNGIRLNGADHVVKGNVVSGNTFAGISTSANTTVIEGNIIGLDSTARIPMGNGSHGIHCTFLSDAVIGPVSADGYWNVIGSNGGSGIVLASSGLSNVRVTHNLIGSTFQMDSARANGKNGIHILYDARNIDIEDNYIPSNWGDGIRIERNVVIFLDPKTPPIYQRPSNIRITANLIGYATNADSVLFHGENGVSILNADSIFIERNIITGCTFNGVQIANDSTRYVVVRNNQIGALETDPITWNNGRSGVYVDGAKEVTIGDEFDGKKGNNIERNQWWGVQVAYGAQNVKILGNKICDNGNGGIALDTFATYYTDHAYDAFDADSGSNMLQNTPWMWIGAKKDGKLRVAGYLDGTVNTAYRIDVALDEVIPDSIWYTITGCDVVGWFSVRTDSSGYAVFDTLLDVSDIDARLAKHPIVTTTATGIHGTSQYSLKPLAPPEELAIDIAITIDTSRTKVYNDGRAELTAIITNKGFDQATLVTVHDSLGVWFSADSVGISKGVVGVFDTVVVATIPTIDPGEQIVLRVVGRSLLTGTHVRHVRAWPSQRDLVVTNNRDSIILDVEVVNSIDVKGAEQSTISYGTDGTARVFGLPAGSYTVQYSDLGGRSFGSATRIELAEGEPLSVVPPRGARLLLVDHDGRRVGRWVVW encoded by the coding sequence ATGAAACACAGGCTTCCAGCTCTTATCGCCTGCCTATTGCTCATGCTCGGCACGGCTCGGGCGCAGTACACAGTTACATCTCTTGCAGATGTATCCGACTCGGACCTTACCGATGAGCTCTATTCACCGGCCACTCTTAGGTCGGCGATTGAGAACATCAATAAAAGGGGCGTAGCAGCAACCATACTCATCGCTCCTACGCTAGAGTATAAAACCATCACTCTTGCAAGTACCCTCCCTGCCGTGACGCCGATGATCACGTTCAATGGAAAGGGGATCCATCTCGATGGGGTTAATACCCCAACCATCACCTCGGGATTGTTTGTTCGCGGCAATGGATCGTCCGTGCGGAACATCATGATCGAAAACATCAACGGCTCGGGCCTTGTCTGGCAGGCCAGCGACGGTGTCATTGAAATGATGATCGTCCGGAACTGCAACGGCCCGGGTATGAACTTCAACGGCGCTAAGAACAACGTTATCGGTGGCGCAATGCTCGGCTACTTCAGTAACTATATCTATGGCTGTAGCGGTACCGGCGGCAACGGAATGTCGTTCATTCTTGGTAGCTCAAACAACGAGATCCAATTCACGGCCGTGGGAGTTAATGAGTTATATCGCAAGGCACCAAATTCTCGACATGGCATCTTCTCGGAAGATGAACGACTTCACATCCATCATAATCTCATCAGCGGTAATGAATACGGCGGGATCACGATCGATGGACGCGGCAAGGCGATGTTCACACGCCTTTACGAAAACCGCATCGGTACCGATGATCAGGTAACAGATACCATCCCAAATCTGCAGCACGGCATCAGCATCTCCCGCTCGTCCGACGATACGATACGCAACAACATCGTCAGCGGCAATCAGGGAAATGGGATCATCGTTTCCGATGCCACATCGCGTCGTGTCACCATCATCAACAATATCGTCGGCGTAGATCGCAAGACCAGAAAGCCCCTTCCTAATCAAAACGGGATTCGACTGAATGGGGCTGACCATGTTGTCAAAGGAAATGTAGTGAGTGGCAATACGTTCGCGGGGATCTCTACCTCTGCCAACACAACGGTTATTGAAGGAAACATCATCGGACTCGACTCTACAGCACGCATACCAATGGGAAATGGGAGTCATGGTATACACTGCACCTTCCTCTCAGATGCTGTGATCGGACCAGTGAGTGCTGATGGTTATTGGAACGTGATCGGCTCCAACGGCGGAAGTGGGATCGTCTTGGCATCATCCGGTTTGTCCAACGTGCGTGTCACACACAACCTCATTGGATCTACCTTCCAAATGGACTCCGCTCGTGCCAATGGCAAGAACGGAATTCACATCCTCTATGATGCTCGGAACATCGACATCGAAGACAATTATATTCCTTCGAATTGGGGCGATGGCATTCGCATTGAACGAAACGTTGTGATCTTCCTCGACCCTAAAACCCCTCCGATCTATCAACGTCCAAGCAATATCCGCATTACCGCAAACCTGATCGGCTACGCTACAAATGCTGATTCTGTGCTGTTTCACGGGGAGAATGGTGTGTCCATTCTCAATGCCGACAGCATCTTCATAGAACGGAATATTATCACGGGATGTACCTTTAATGGTGTACAGATCGCCAATGATAGTACGCGGTATGTAGTGGTGCGCAATAATCAGATTGGGGCACTTGAGACCGATCCAATCACGTGGAACAACGGTAGGAGTGGAGTCTATGTTGACGGCGCGAAAGAAGTGACCATTGGCGATGAGTTCGATGGTAAGAAGGGCAATAACATCGAGCGCAATCAATGGTGGGGTGTACAGGTAGCGTATGGCGCGCAGAATGTGAAGATCCTCGGCAATAAGATCTGCGACAATGGAAACGGTGGCATCGCACTCGACACATTTGCGACCTACTATACCGATCACGCCTACGATGCATTCGATGCCGACAGCGGATCGAACATGTTGCAGAACACACCATGGATGTGGATAGGAGCAAAGAAGGATGGTAAGCTTCGTGTAGCTGGATACCTTGATGGAACCGTGAACACAGCGTATCGGATAGATGTTGCGTTGGACGAAGTGATCCCCGACTCGATCTGGTACACCATCACCGGTTGTGACGTAGTAGGATGGTTCTCGGTTCGCACCGATTCGTCGGGATATGCAGTCTTCGACACATTGCTGGACGTATCAGATATCGATGCACGTCTCGCCAAACATCCCATCGTAACCACAACCGCTACGGGCATTCACGGCACGTCTCAATACTCTCTAAAGCCCCTTGCCCCTCCTGAAGAACTTGCGATTGACATTGCGATCACCATCGACACGTCGCGAACGAAGGTCTATAATGACGGAAGGGCAGAGCTTACGGCCATCATCACGAATAAGGGCTTTGACCAGGCAACGCTTGTGACAGTTCACGATTCGCTCGGCGTGTGGTTCAGTGCTGACTCCGTGGGAATCTCGAAAGGTGTCGTGGGTGTGTTCGATACCGTCGTGGTGGCAACCATTCCTACGATCGACCCCGGTGAACAGATCGTCTTGCGTGTTGTAGGCAGATCCCTCCTCACGGGCACGCACGTCCGCCACGTCCGCGCATGGCCATCACAACGAGACCTTGTGGTTACCAACAACCGCGACTCCATCATCCTCGACGTAGAGGTTGTGAACAGCATCGATGTGAAGGGGGCTGAGCAGTCAACCATCAGCTACGGCACCGACGGAACCGCTCGTGTGTTCGGACTCCCTGCCGGATCCTACACCGTGCAGTATTCCGATCTTGGTGGGCGCTCATTCGGAAGTGCGACGAGGATAGAACTCGCCGAAGGCGAACCTCTGAGCGTAGTTCCTCCTCGTGGCGCCCGCCTCCTCCTTGTTGACCACGACGGGCGTCGGGTAGGTCGGTGGGTCGTATGGTGA